A stretch of DNA from Nitrososphaerota archaeon:
CTTTCCATTGTAATTTGCAATAACACAGGCTATCATTTTATGAAAATCGCCAAGGTATCGGGGTAGATTCCATCCCTACTTAGGAGCCATGGCCTTAGGGTATTACGCTTTGCGAAATCATAAGTTGCAAGGCTTAAATTACAATCGTCGACCACGAGAACTCCTCCAGTTTTTAGATGCCGCCAAGCCATCTCCATCTCGAAAGTTACTGTCCTATAGGAATGATCGCTGTCGTGGAGGTAAAAGTCGATAGAACCGAGCCTTGGGAGAGCTGCAGCGAGAAAGTGACGACTATCATCGATTACAAGCTCCCATCGATTGCGAAGCCATCCCGGCACTGCGAAGCCGGTGGGGACACCGTATTTTGTCCAGATACCTGACGAAACGGTCTTGGATATGTCCACAGAAATTAGCCTCCCCTTGCCGTTCTCCTCCATCGCCTTGAGAATCGCAGCTGATGAGCCGCCAAGGAAGACACCCGCTTCCACTGCCATTTCCGGCTTCAACTTTCGGGTTAGCGAATAAAGATAAAAGTAATAGACCGCATTCGCGAAATTAAAAGGATTGAAACTGGCCAGCCCAACTTTTACAGGGTTCCAAGTTTCGTCGAGCCTATTAATGAATGCTTCCATGGACGTTCCATCAATTTTATAGGTAAAACTGTCCAACAGATCTGACATTTGGATTGGAAGCTGGTCGATTCGCCGGTCCCTGTTGCGATATCTCCACTCAACTAGCCTAGGAATTCTTGCACCTATCTTATTTCGAGCCCATAGCGGTAGCATCTTAACAGGCGCCTTGGTGAAAGTTATTCCGTAGAACGAC
This window harbors:
- a CDS encoding class I SAM-dependent methyltransferase: MRLNPQVDKPRRSFYGITFTKAPVKMLPLWARNKIGARIPRLVEWRYRNRDRRIDQLPIQMSDLLDSFTYKIDGTSMEAFINRLDETWNPVKVGLASFNPFNFANAVYYFYLYSLTRKLKPEMAVEAGVFLGGSSAAILKAMEENGKGRLISVDISKTVSSGIWTKYGVPTGFAVPGWLRNRWELVIDDSRHFLAAALPRLGSIDFYLHDSDHSYRTVTFEMEMAWRHLKTGGVLVVDDCNLSLATYDFAKRNTLRPWLLSRDGIYPDTLAIFIK